In Shewanella glacialimarina, the genomic stretch AGCCTTGATATCACACTGACTCGCTAACTCACCTATTCGATACATAATCGTCCCGTTATTGCCCTAAGCAAACTTTGAATATGGCTCAAGTATAAACCTTAGAGTTTAATCCAAGGTCAAGGGTTTTATGGTCATTTATTTTCCCTGGTGTTGTTCGGATTTCAATATTGTGAAATCACGCAGAAAAAACACTCAAGCCCTATTGTTTACGGTAAAATATGCGCGCTCTGGCGGCACAGATAAAAATAATCATAAATAGCTGCACATTTTGTTCAAATAATGCCCCGAGGAACTTTGGCAAAACAGATTCACTTTTGGGTTTAAACACCATTTAACAACCCGAATCTGCTTTGCGAAAGATCCTTGAAATTTAATAGTGGACCCTGTACCTACATGAATACTGTCAGACCAATTCGTCGCGCGCTACTAAGCGTTTCAGATAAAACTGGAATCCTTGAATTTGCACAAGCTTTGCATGCCCAAGGTGTTGAACTGTTATCTACCGGTGGCACAGCAAAATTGCTGGCCGATAACAATATCCCTGTCATGGAAGTTTCTGATTACACAGGTCACCCTGAGATCATGGATGGTCGTGTCAAAACATTGCATCCTAAAGTGCATGGCGGCATTTTAGCTCGTCGTGGTATTGATGAGATCGTGATGGAACAAAACGGTATCCAGCCTATCGATTTAGTCGCCGTAAATCTGTATCCATTTGCTGAAACAGTAGCAAAAGCAGGTTGTACATTGGCTGATGCAGTTGAAAACATCGATATCGGCGGCCCAACAATGGTGCGCTCTACGGCTAAAAACCACAAAGATACTACCATAGTGGTTAACGCTAAAGATTACGCTCGCGTGATTGCTGAAATGCAAGCTAACAATGGTAGCACTACGCTTGAAACCCGTTTTGACCTAGCCATAGCCGCATTTGAACACACAGCTGCATACGATGGCATGATAGCTAACTACTTCGGCACTATGGTGCCTGCTCATAGCAAAGATGAGTGCCATGAAGATTCAAGCTTCCCACGTACATTCAACACTCAGTTGATCAAAAAACAAGACTTACGCTACGGTGAAAACAGTCATCAAAAAGCGGCGTTTTATGTGGATACGCACATTGATGAAGCATCTGTTGCCAGTGCAACTCAACTTCAAGGTAAGGCATTATCTTATAACAACATCGCCGATACTGACGCAGCACTTGAATGTGTAAAAGAATTTGAAGGCCCTGCATGTGTGATTGTTAAGCATGCTAATCCTTGTGGTGTAGCATTAGGTAGTACTATTTTAGAAGCTTACGAGCGCGCATTCAAAACAGATCCAACCTCTGCCTTTGGTGGCATAATTGCCTTTAACCAGGAATTAGATGCAGACACGGCCAAAGCAATTGTTGACCGTCAATTTGTTGAAGTGATTATTGCACCTAAAGTCAGCCAGGCTGCACGTGACATTGTTGCTGCTAAAGCTAACGTACGTTTATTAGAATGTGGTGAGTGGAACACTAAAACCACCACTCAAGACTTTAAGCGTGTTAATGGTGGTTTATTGGTTCAAGACCGCGACCAGGGCATGGTCAATGTTGAAGACGTTAAAGTGGTATCAAAACGTCAACCAACGGCTGAGCAATTAACTGACTTAATGTTCTGCTGGAAAGTGGCTAAGTTTGTCAAATCAAATGCGATTGTTTATGCCAAAGATGGCATGACAATCGGTGTTGGCGCAGGTCAAATGAGCCGCGTTTACTCAGCTAAAGTTGCCGGCATTAAAGCTGCTGATGAAGGTTTAGTGGTTGAAGGTTCTGTAATGGCATCTGATGCATTTTTCCCATTCCGCGATGGTATCGACGCTGCAGCTGCTGCAGGTATCAGCTGTATTATTCAACCGGGTGGTTCAATTCGCGATGAAGAAATTATTGCCGCTGCGGATGAACACAATATCGCCATGGTATTTACTGGCATGCGTCACTTCCGCCATTAATCGGCACTAGAATAGAGCAGCCTTGTTTGGCTGCTTTTTTCGTTTAAAGAATCATATATTTTTACTACTTAGAGGAATGAATCGAGATGCAAGTACTTGTAATTGGTGGCGGCGGTCGTGAACATGCTCTAGCTTGGAAAGCGGCTCAGTCTGCTCAAGTTGAAAAAGTTTTTGTTGCGCCAGGTAATGCGGGCACATCACTAGAGCCAAAACTAGAAAACGTAGCAATCAAGGTTGAGGCCATTTCAGAGTTAGTGAAATTTGCCCAGGACAACAAGATTGAACTCACCATTGTTGGCCCAGAAGTGCCTTTATCATTAGGTGTGGTTGATGCGTTTAACGCTGCCGGTTTACCTATATTTGGCCCAACACAGGGTGCTGCTCAGCTTGAGTCATCAAAAGCCTTTACTAAAGACTTTTTAGCGCGTCATAACATTCCAACAGCTGATTATTCAAACTTCACTGAAATTGAGCCAGCCAAAGCTTACGCGGCAGAGTTAACCGCTAAAACAGGTTTCCCTGTGGTGATTAAAGCCGATGGTTTAGCCGCAGGTAAAGGCGTGATTATTGCTGCTAGCCAGGTTGAAGCTGATGCAGCCATTGACGATATGTTATCTGGTAATAAATTTGGCGAAGCGGGTTCACGCGTTGTTATCGAAGAATTTTTAAAGGGTGAAGAAGCCAGCTTTATCGTTATGGTTGATGGCAAAAACATTCTAGCCATGGCCACCAGCCAGGACCACAAAGCTCGCGACAATGGAGACTACGGTCCAAATACAGGCGGCATGGGTGCATACTCACCGGCACCTGTTGTGACTCAGGCAGTTCATGACTGGACCATCGCTAATGTTATTCGCCCAACGGTAGATGGCATGGCCGCTGAAGGTAACGTTTACACTGGATTTCTTTACGCGGGCTTGATGATTTCACCTGACGGTAGTGCAAAGGTACTTGAGTACAACTGCCGTTTTGGTGACCCAGAGACTCAGCCAATCATGATGCGTCTGCAATCTGATATCGTTGAACTGTGTTTAGCCGCCACTCGTGGTGAGTTAGATAAAGTCACCGCTGAGTTTGATTCACGTCCTGCTGTAGGTGTTGTTTTAGCCGCTGGCGGTTACCCAGATGCGTATCGTAAGCATGATGTGATTGATGGGTTATCACTTGGCGATAACAATGCCAAGGTATTCCATGCTGGCACTGAAATGAAAGACGGTCATGTGGTAACAAATGGTGGCCGAGTGCTATGTGCTACAGCATTAGGTAATACCGTTACTGAAGCGCAAAAAGCCGCTTACGCATTAGTAGATACCATCCATTGGGATGACGTTTACTTCCGCACCGATATTGCTTACCGTGCTATTGCGCGCGAGCAAGGTAAAGCATAATAAGTTAGTTTTTATGTGACATAATAAATCCCTGTGATGTTGACTAATCAAAGCATCACAGGGATTTTTTAGTTGTAGGGTCTATATATAATCAGGCAGCTTTGGAAGCTATTTTTCATTTCGACTTGGAATAGTAGATGATCAAGAGTTCATTTTTCTGGCTCGTCTAAGCCATGCGATACTCATTAGCAGTACCCAATAAAAACCCATTGAACCGCCACCGCTGTAGCCTTCTCTATGTTCAACTGTAGCCACTTTATCTTCTTTTACTCGAGTCTTAAATCGAGCTAATTCCGCATCTAGATTAGTCGTCATATCATCGACGGCGATACCAAACCCTTCGAGTGATTTTTCGGCTAAGGTATCATCAATGCCAATCGCGGTAGTTCTTTTTTCAAGCTTGCTAACCCCAGGCGCTCTGAACAACATTTTTTTACTTTTGATATCAAAAACGGCGGTATCAACAAATGTTTGTACCGCGTTTTCATTACCCGGAATAACGTACATGCCCACTATGGTCCAATACAAAAGTGCGGCGTTATTCTCGATTGATTGTGTCACTTGATCATAAGACACTAACGCCATAACGTCGACATCATATAGCCTTGATAGCTGTTCTAAGGTGTCAAACCCTTGGCCCTGCTTTAAGTAAGTGCTAGGGATGACTTCAATGTGGCCAATATAATCATATTGAAGAAACGCCTGTTTTACTTTTTCAAGTAACTCGATTTGATCTTTGCTGTGAATACCGTCAGCGCCCCAATTTTTAGACGGCACAAACGCGATACCCACTTTTACCGGTAATTTTAGAATAGGAATTTCAGGTTGATGTTCAGCACGACTTTTTTCATCCGGATATAAAAAATCCATCAGACTGCTGGATTGTGTTTGTTTACCGGTATTTTGACTGACAATTGCACTGCAGGCTGATAAAAAAAACATTACTAGTAAACAGACACTCATTTCAGACTTCATCAACATTCCTTTGATTCCCTATGGGCTATATGTTTATAACACGAAAGCATAATTGCATATCCCAAAGAGACGAACAAATGATTTATCTGATCAGTAAAATCATTTTAAAAGAGTTAATATTAATGCTTTCTATCAACTCAAGATGTGGTTAGTCAAACTATTAAATGTGCTTAAAGCTGCGTTAATCTCAATTAAGATATTCTCCTCATAAAAAATAAGCCCATCATGCATATTTAAGCAAGCCACAAGCGGCTATTGCGCATATTGAGTTAACCAAGCTAAACATTTAGTCACCTTGAAGGCTTCCATACCTTCTCAGCCAAGGGTTTCAAACAAAGCAAGACTCGACTTAGCTATCATTTCTATGTAACGATAGCCAGCCGTTACAAATTAATAACAACTGTAGTTTGGGACTATCCCGTACGCTTATATTGACTGTTGCGATAGCAACTCGATAATGAAAAACGACACAAAATAAAAATAATAAACAAGGATCTCCATGTCTCAAACGACACCTTCACAACCTAAGCAACCTAGCTTGCTTGATGCGCTTATTCCGATCGTGGCATTAATTTTGATGCTAGCCGCTGCGGTATATCTTTTCTCATCTGATAGCTCATCGGGTGCCAACCAAATCGCCTTGGTATTAGCAGCCTGTATTGCCATGGTGATTGGCTATAAAAATGGCTACAGCTGGAATCAAATGGAGCGTGGCATTGTTAAAAGTATTGGGGTCGCGACCGGGGCATTACTTATTTTATTTAGTGTAGGCTCGCTGATCGGTACCTGGATTTTAGCCGGTACAGTGCCGACAATGATTTATTACGGTATGCAAATTCTTAATCCACAATATTTCTACAGCGCATGCTGTGTATTGTGTGCAATTGTTGCATTAAGTATTGGTAGCTCTTGGACGGTAGCCGGTACCTTAGGTATTGCGCTTATTGGTATCTCATCGGCCATGGGATTAGATGTTAATATCACTGCTGGCGCAATTATCAGTGGCGCGTATTTTGGTGACAAGATGTCGCCAATGTCTGACACTACTAACCTTGCACCGGCTGTAGCCGGTACCGATATTTTTAGTCATATTAAACATATGACCTGGACCACGGTTCCCAGTATTACAATTGCACTGATAGGCTTTACCTTTTTAGGCTTAACCGCTGAAGCCACCCCAGTAGAAAATCAATTAACTGATAGCTTAGCCTTACTTGAACGCACCTTTAATCCGGGATTCCACTTATTAATCCCCCTTTTAGTGGTGTTGTATTTAGCTAACCGTAAAATGCCTGCCTTTCCTACGGTCATTTTAGGCACACTTGCTGGCGCAGTATGTGCGGCAATATTTCAATTTGATAATGTATTAGCCTATGTGCACGATGATGCAATACCGCCGCTGCTGGCGTTAGTAAAAGGCATCTGGATTGCCATGTTTGACGGCTATGTTGCCAATACCGGCGATGCTGTATTAGATAACTTATTAAGCCGTGGCGGTATGAGTAGCATGGTGACGACTGTCTGGTTGATCCTGTGTGCCATGGCCTTTGGTGGCGTGATGGAAGTTACTGGCTTACTTGGCCGTATTTTGCAAAGTATTTTAACCCTAGTGACTGGCACATCTAGTTTGATCATTACTACACTCGGTGTGTGTATTGGCGCCAACGTGATCACTGCCGACCAGTACATTGCGATTGTGTTGCCAGGTAGAATGCTAAAAATGGAATATACCAACAGAAAACTTGCCGCGGTTAATTTAAGTCGCGCCCTTGAAGATTCTGCCACTGTCACTAGCCCGCTTGTTCCCTGGAATACCTGTGGTGCCTTTATGGCCAGTACCTTGGGTGTCGCGACAGTGGCTTATCTACCCTATGCATTCTTTAACTTAGTTTGCCCATTAATTAGTGCATCATATGCTTATTTCAATTTCAAAATTGAACCGCTAGATGAGCGCTTGGTCAGTGACGGTACTGTTGTAGGCTAATTCGATTTAACAATAGAAAACCGCTTTAGCCAAAGCGGTCTTTCATCCAGCCATAATGATAATAACCCCATTGACCTAAACGCTTTAACTGGCCAAAAGGTAGTATAGATACAGGCTGCGCAGGTAACGGCTGACGATATAAAGGCAAATTAGGCGGTGCAACACCTGCCATACTTTGCGCCAATCGATAAGCCGCTTGGCTGCTAAAAGACACTCCTGCACCACAATAACCTAGGCTATAACCCACTCCACTTTGTGCAAATACATGTGGCATATCATCAAACGATGCCGCTATCCAGCCGGTCCAGTTATAGGCAATGGCTTTGTGTTTTAATGCAGGAAAGCATTTATCTAAGGCCATTTTTAGCCTTTGACCATACACAGGGTTAGCACCGTCTTTGCCCCATACCGCGCCGCGGCCACCAAACAACAAGCGGTTATCAGGCAGTAAGCGGTAGTAATATTTTAATATGCGAGTATCCATGGTGACTTGCGAAGTATAAATACCTGCTTGTTGTAATTCATCGGCGGTAAGTGGCTCAGTCACAATGACATTACTGAGTATTGGCAAATATTTATTATCGAGAATTGGCGAGAATTGTTTTGGCGTATAAGCATTACCGGCACAAATCACCTTATTGGCAGTAAGCTCACCGGACTCGGTTATTAAGCGATGCTTTCCGCCCTCCTGATGCCATTCAAGCACGCAAGATTGCTCTGATATCGACACTTTGGCTTGCTGTACCATCTGTTTATAACCCAGTAGCAATTTGAGCGGATTAATCCCAAAACCATCATTTAGCCTTAATGCACCATAAGCTTGCTGGTGATTCATGTACTGATCACAAAAAGTGTTGCGGTCGATAAACTCAGCCCCATCACCAAAGTGTTGCTGAATGAACCCCGCGGCGGCTTGCAGTTGTGCGAGCGCTTTTGGGTTATGGGCGACTTTTAAGTAACCGGTGTCCTGCACATCACAGCTAATTTGATGCTGTTTAATTAATCCTGATACCCGCTCAACCGCCTCGGTAAACTCACCATAAATACCTTTGGCGGTATCAATATTCCAACGCTGTGCCATGGCGCTATAGCCCAATCGACCAGAACCTTTTAAAACAAATCCCGCATTACGAGCACTGGCACCAAAGCCAACCTGATTAGCTTCCAACACGTGACAATCAATATTAAATTCAGTCGCTAGATAATAAGCAGTTAATAATCCAGTGTAGCCGCCGCCAATAATAGCCACATCGGTTTGATGAGAACCTTTTAGTGCGGTACCAGGCTGGGGTAATTGAACCGTACTTGCCCAATAGCTATTAGGCTGGGGTTGCTGTTGTGGAGTGGGATTAACAAGGGGATCATAAAGTTGCATTGGGTTAGCCTAATAACTGTAAAATTTGATCCCAATGACGCGTCAGTAAAACCAGCAATACGACACCTAAAGGAATAAAAATAAGTAATTGAATAAATTGTAAATAAAGCACGATTTTTGACAGTTTCAGCTTTTCTAACTTGAGCCTGTTTAACTCGATTTTAAGTAATTTGAGCTCATCTGATGTTGTGGATACTGCTGTAGAATGAGTTTCTGACGATGTTTGAGTGAATGTTTTCATCACTTAATCCCTTAAAAAACTAACAGCATTTCACATGCTACACAGTGACAATCAGCGCCGCAAAGTACACAGATATAATCCTCTCCCACATGCCGTTGATGCCATCGTTGAGGATGCTGCTTAATCAATTGCCCACCGGCTTTGGTAAAATATCGTACCGCAGCATTATTGGGGCTTTGTTGCCATAAATGACTCACGCCAGCTTTAGCACCTTGTACAATAACCGCTTCTTTAGAGGCTTGTAAAAGTTGTCCTCCTAACCCTTTACCTCGGCCATGTTCAGCAATGGTATTTGACTTAAAGTAACACACATCATCAAAGTTAACGCCCCACAACGCTACAGTACACCATTGATCCTGTTGCCATTTACCTGCGGCATAGGTTAATCGAAAACCCAGTAATTCATCGTTTTCAATGGCAACAAAGTTAGCATTAATGCCATTCTTTATGCCTTTATGATAAATGGCTGTCAGTTCATCCATATCCATATAGCCCTGACCGTGTACTTGTTCACCTAATAGTAATACCGCTTTAAAATCATTTTGTTGTAATGTTC encodes the following:
- a CDS encoding GNAT family N-acetyltransferase — translated: MIRTLQQNDFKAVLLLGEQVHGQGYMDMDELTAIYHKGIKNGINANFVAIENDELLGFRLTYAAGKWQQDQWCTVALWGVNFDDVCYFKSNTIAEHGRGKGLGGQLLQASKEAVIVQGAKAGVSHLWQQSPNNAAVRYFTKAGGQLIKQHPQRWHQRHVGEDYICVLCGADCHCVACEMLLVF
- the nhaC gene encoding Na+/H+ antiporter NhaC, with the translated sequence MSQTTPSQPKQPSLLDALIPIVALILMLAAAVYLFSSDSSSGANQIALVLAACIAMVIGYKNGYSWNQMERGIVKSIGVATGALLILFSVGSLIGTWILAGTVPTMIYYGMQILNPQYFYSACCVLCAIVALSIGSSWTVAGTLGIALIGISSAMGLDVNITAGAIISGAYFGDKMSPMSDTTNLAPAVAGTDIFSHIKHMTWTTVPSITIALIGFTFLGLTAEATPVENQLTDSLALLERTFNPGFHLLIPLLVVLYLANRKMPAFPTVILGTLAGAVCAAIFQFDNVLAYVHDDAIPPLLALVKGIWIAMFDGYVANTGDAVLDNLLSRGGMSSMVTTVWLILCAMAFGGVMEVTGLLGRILQSILTLVTGTSSLIITTLGVCIGANVITADQYIAIVLPGRMLKMEYTNRKLAAVNLSRALEDSATVTSPLVPWNTCGAFMASTLGVATVAYLPYAFFNLVCPLISASYAYFNFKIEPLDERLVSDGTVVG
- the purD gene encoding phosphoribosylamine--glycine ligase, whose translation is MQVLVIGGGGREHALAWKAAQSAQVEKVFVAPGNAGTSLEPKLENVAIKVEAISELVKFAQDNKIELTIVGPEVPLSLGVVDAFNAAGLPIFGPTQGAAQLESSKAFTKDFLARHNIPTADYSNFTEIEPAKAYAAELTAKTGFPVVIKADGLAAGKGVIIAASQVEADAAIDDMLSGNKFGEAGSRVVIEEFLKGEEASFIVMVDGKNILAMATSQDHKARDNGDYGPNTGGMGAYSPAPVVTQAVHDWTIANVIRPTVDGMAAEGNVYTGFLYAGLMISPDGSAKVLEYNCRFGDPETQPIMMRLQSDIVELCLAATRGELDKVTAEFDSRPAVGVVLAAGGYPDAYRKHDVIDGLSLGDNNAKVFHAGTEMKDGHVVTNGGRVLCATALGNTVTEAQKAAYALVDTIHWDDVYFRTDIAYRAIAREQGKA
- the rhlP gene encoding rhombotarget lipoprotein (RhlP (RHombo-target LipoProtein) is a family of predicted lipoproteins that, in general, co-occurs with a form of rhombosortase, and that has an apparent cleavage site for that enzyme, a GlyGly motif, near the C-terminus.) gives rise to the protein MKSEMSVCLLVMFFLSACSAIVSQNTGKQTQSSSLMDFLYPDEKSRAEHQPEIPILKLPVKVGIAFVPSKNWGADGIHSKDQIELLEKVKQAFLQYDYIGHIEVIPSTYLKQGQGFDTLEQLSRLYDVDVMALVSYDQVTQSIENNAALLYWTIVGMYVIPGNENAVQTFVDTAVFDIKSKKMLFRAPGVSKLEKRTTAIGIDDTLAEKSLEGFGIAVDDMTTNLDAELARFKTRVKEDKVATVEHREGYSGGGSMGFYWVLLMSIAWLRRARKMNS
- the purH gene encoding bifunctional phosphoribosylaminoimidazolecarboxamide formyltransferase/IMP cyclohydrolase — protein: MNTVRPIRRALLSVSDKTGILEFAQALHAQGVELLSTGGTAKLLADNNIPVMEVSDYTGHPEIMDGRVKTLHPKVHGGILARRGIDEIVMEQNGIQPIDLVAVNLYPFAETVAKAGCTLADAVENIDIGGPTMVRSTAKNHKDTTIVVNAKDYARVIAEMQANNGSTTLETRFDLAIAAFEHTAAYDGMIANYFGTMVPAHSKDECHEDSSFPRTFNTQLIKKQDLRYGENSHQKAAFYVDTHIDEASVASATQLQGKALSYNNIADTDAALECVKEFEGPACVIVKHANPCGVALGSTILEAYERAFKTDPTSAFGGIIAFNQELDADTAKAIVDRQFVEVIIAPKVSQAARDIVAAKANVRLLECGEWNTKTTTQDFKRVNGGLLVQDRDQGMVNVEDVKVVSKRQPTAEQLTDLMFCWKVAKFVKSNAIVYAKDGMTIGVGAGQMSRVYSAKVAGIKAADEGLVVEGSVMASDAFFPFRDGIDAAAAAGISCIIQPGGSIRDEEIIAAADEHNIAMVFTGMRHFRH
- a CDS encoding NAD(P)/FAD-dependent oxidoreductase, with protein sequence MQLYDPLVNPTPQQQPQPNSYWASTVQLPQPGTALKGSHQTDVAIIGGGYTGLLTAYYLATEFNIDCHVLEANQVGFGASARNAGFVLKGSGRLGYSAMAQRWNIDTAKGIYGEFTEAVERVSGLIKQHQISCDVQDTGYLKVAHNPKALAQLQAAAGFIQQHFGDGAEFIDRNTFCDQYMNHQQAYGALRLNDGFGINPLKLLLGYKQMVQQAKVSISEQSCVLEWHQEGGKHRLITESGELTANKVICAGNAYTPKQFSPILDNKYLPILSNVIVTEPLTADELQQAGIYTSQVTMDTRILKYYYRLLPDNRLLFGGRGAVWGKDGANPVYGQRLKMALDKCFPALKHKAIAYNWTGWIAASFDDMPHVFAQSGVGYSLGYCGAGVSFSSQAAYRLAQSMAGVAPPNLPLYRQPLPAQPVSILPFGQLKRLGQWGYYHYGWMKDRFG